The Cystobacter fuscus DSM 2262 region AGTTGACCCAGCCCGAGCCGCGCCACCGCGCAGATGGGCACCTGATCGCCTCCATTCATCGGCTGGGCGGAGTAGTACCGGATGATGGCCTGGGGCCCACTCGTCCAGACCCGGCCATAGAGCCGGGCCGGCGCTTCCAGGAGTCCGAGATCCTCGTCCAGAATACTCTCGACATTGCCCTCGTAGAGGGTGACGGGGGTGGTGCTGGTCTGGTTCGCATCGAGCACGACCCAAGCGGATTCGCCGACGAACATCCTCAAGTAGTTCATTGCCTTGGGCGCGTCCGCCGGGCACGCCTCCGGTCCCGGAGTGCCGTCGGCCCGGAGGGATACGCGTCCCGTGGCGGTTCCAGGGCAACCCGAGGACATCAACAAGAGCAGGGCACAGCCCGAGAGCACGAACGTGTTGGAGGCCATGTCTTCGCTCCTAGCGCGCTACGAGATACGGATCTAGTTGGATGAGGGCCTGCCGGAGTCCATCGTACCGGTAGATTTCGAGGAACAGACTCGTCCAATGGCCTTCCTCCAAGAAGGCGCTTTTGTCCACGACCAGGGCCATGACTCCCGAAGCGCCGGGGGCGATTTCACGAAAGGTGGTGCGAATGGCGACCGCTCGCTCATCACCTCTGTCCTTGGTCACGAGTCGAGCCGACGTCATGCTCCAAGGCTGCTCGGGATCGAGGTTCTTGATGGTGAGGACGACCGCGGCCTTCCCTTTGCCTTTAAATACCTTCGCCTCCACGGTGGCCCTCTCATCCCTGCCGGAGAAGCGGTCCACGACCTTGAACGGCGTCTGCGCGAGAGCCCCCGAGGCGATCAGTGTGGCCAGGGCGTGATCCTCCGAGGTCTCCTCCTTGCGGTAACGCGCGTTCTCCTCGGTGAGGGTGCCGTTCTCCTCGAGCGCTCGCTGAAGGGCGGAGTGCATGGCCGCGTAGCTGTCGCGATCCTTGAACACATCGACCTGTTGGTCCGCCCAGTCCCACGCTTGGCGCCTCGGAGGTCTCAGGAGGAACGACACCTCGGTCCCATCCGCCAGCGTCACGAGCAAGGGAATCGCCTCGTCGGCGTTGAGGTCATGGAGCGGCTCGAGAATGACCTTGTTGCGGACCACCGACAGGGGCTCGAGTCGCCCCTCCCACCCCAGCATCTTCGTTCTGTCTGGATCGACCGGCTTCTCGAAGCGAAGCGTCGTGACGACCGCTCCCTTCACGGAGACGCGGTGGGTTTCCTCGTGCGGGTGCTCCGAGAGGAGAAGGGGACGGACGGCGGGTTGATCGCGCTC contains the following coding sequences:
- a CDS encoding DUF2381 family protein is translated as MRAPLLLRSTLLLVLVATNTLANERDQPAVRPLLLSEHPHEETHRVSVKGAVVTTLRFEKPVDPDRTKMLGWEGRLEPLSVVRNKVILEPLHDLNADEAIPLLVTLADGTEVSFLLRPPRRQAWDWADQQVDVFKDRDSYAAMHSALQRALEENGTLTEENARYRKEETSEDHALATLIASGALAQTPFKVVDRFSGRDERATVEAKVFKGKGKAAVVLTIKNLDPEQPWSMTSARLVTKDRGDERAVAIRTTFREIAPGASGVMALVVDKSAFLEEGHWTSLFLEIYRYDGLRQALIQLDPYLVAR